ATTCCAGGATACGTTGAAGATCGATAGCGTCCGATTTTTTGGCTATTCGCTTCAAGCCAAATTGTAAGTTTCCAGCTACCGTCAAATGTGGGAACAGATTGGCTTCTTGGAATACATAACCCAATGCCCGCTTATGGGTAGGCAAAAACAGGTTTTTCTCACTGTCTTGCCAGACTTTGCCATTGATTTCCAGAAAACCTTGCTGTGCGTGTTGCAGACCGGCAATGCAGCGTAGCAGGGTAGTTTTGCCTGAACCGGAATGGCCGAACAATACAGTAATGCCGGTGCCCGGAAGTTGTAAGTCGACGTCCAGGATAAAGTCGCCGTAGTTGAGTTGAAAGCGGGCAGTGATCGGTTGCGTCATTTCAGAGGATGAGTAACAGGTTGGGTTTTTAATAGGCTGTAGAGCGCCAGTAGTACGGTAAACGAGAACGCCAGCAAGCAACCTGCCAGCCAGTGCGCTTCGCTGTATTCCAGCGCTTCGACATGATTGTAAATTTGCACTGATACCACGCGGGTTTTATCGGGAATATTGCCGCCAATCATCAGCACGACCCCAAATTCACCGACCGTATGAGTAAAGCCTAAAATAGTAGCGGTCAAAAATCCGGGTTTCGCCAGCGGTACAACCACACTAAAAAACGTATCAAAAGGACTGGCACGCAAGGTCGCCGCTGCTTCCAACGGCTGCTCACCAATGCTGGTAAACGCCGCCTGCAAAGGTTGCACAACAAACGGCATCGAATACAACACCGAGGCCACCACCAATCCGGCAAAGGTAAACGGTAACGTACCCAATCCCAACCAACTGGTCAACTCACCAATGGCTCCTGCAGGACCCATCAATACCAGCAAATAAAAGCCCAATACCGTCGGTGGGAGTACCAGCGGCAACGATACGACGGCATTGATTAAGCCTTTCCAGGCAGAACGAGTTCGCGCCAGCCACCAAGCCAGCGGAGTGCCGAGCAGTAACATCAAAAAAGTCGCTAAGCTGGCTACTTTAACGGTTAAAAAAAGTGTATCAAGATCGGCAGAAGTTAGCATGAGCGGCTCTTTATATTATTTGATGTTACCTGCCTGGAACAAACCACCTGAGATGTGACAAGGTTTGCAACCTCGTCTCCTACGTTTTGAAAGCTATAAAAGCCTTCAAACGTTTCGGTCGGGGTTGTAAGCCCATAGAGATCAAGTTAAGACATTTCACCACGAAGACACGAAGAGCACGAAGATTTTGCTTTGGTTTTTCTTCGTGAACTTCGTGTCTTCGTGGTGATTGTTTTCAGCTTAAAGTAACCAGCTTAAAGTAATGTCAGTTATTATTGGGGTAAATCGTAGCCGTATTTTTTGATAATAGCCAATGCCGGTGCGGATTTTAAATAATTTAGCAAGGCTGGTGCTGCCGGATTTTCAGCACCCTTCTTCATTAAAACTGCACCTTGGCGGATTGGTGTATGGCCATTGTCGGGAATAATCCAACCTGAGCCGTTAGTAATTTTACCGTTTTCAATCACTTGTGATAAGGCGATAAAGCCTAGTTCGGCGTTAGCGGTACTAATAAACTGGTAAGTTTGCGCGATATTTTCACCTTGTACGAACAAGGGTTGCAATTTCTCGAACAGTCCCTGATTTTTCAAGACCTCCACGGCCGCAGCGCCATAAGGTGCCAGTTTCGGATCAGCCAGGGCCAAATGCTTAAAGTTGCCGGTTGTTAAAATTTTACCTTGATCATCAATGTAACCGGGTTTTGCCGACCATAAAATCAGTCTGCCCTGTGCGTAGACGAAACGACTGTTCGGGACAGTAAAGCCGTCTTGTTCCAGCTTCTGCGGACCTTTTTCGTCTGCTGATAACAGTATCTCAAAAGGACCGCCATTTTCCAGTTGCGAAACAAATTTACCCGACGATCCAAATGATAAGTGGGCGCTGTGCCCGGTCGCTTTTTCAAATTCAGCGGCTATTTCCGTCATTGGTTTGCTAAAATTGGCAGCAACGGCGACCAGTACGGTAGCAGCCCAAGTGGTTTGGCTAAATAGCAGCAACATTGACAGTATGATTGCGCGTGAACAAGCATTAAGTAACATGATCTATCTCCAGGGTAAATAAAAAAATGGGCTTGGCAGGCCTTGCTCAATCGGCGAGGGCCGTATGTTTCCATAAGCTGTGCTTAAAATCTCAGCATGCTTTCTATATAAACGTAATTGACATCGACAGGGGCTGGAGCTTGCGGCGCATTTTCGGCGAATGAGCCTTTAAATAAATGGGTATAACCGGTTTCAAAATTCAGGCTGCTGTTAAAATCCCAGCGCGCAATTAAATCAATCTGTGAACCGACATTATTACCGCTACGACCGGTTTTGTCCTGGAGAATAAAACTAGTGCCGGTACAGGTGGCACCGCCCCAACAATCGGATGACTCTGCCAACCAGAATATGCGATGGTCAAGTTGTAATGACACATCGGAACGTGGCGCAAGGTTGATACGGTAGCCGGGCGAGTTGATGTTGGCCCGGGAGAATGCGCCGTAAATGCCGGTGGGGCCAAAGTCAAAACGGCGGGCCCCGTAAAGGGTATCAAAACGCTGGTCTTGATTATCTTTTGGGTTTTTGTCGCCGCTGGCGTAATCATATTCCAACCCCAGACGGGGTGACCATGGCATATCAATGGTATAACCGATATCAGCATGTTGATACCAGGCATTATGGTTGAGATTTTTACTGTTTGGTGCGGTGGTCTCCTGTACCGTGCCGAATTGACCGATGGTTTCCAGTTGAAAGTCAATTGCCGCCTTGGCGGGTTTGCTGAAAAAGCGCGTGCCGGACGTAAAATAGCGGCGGTGACGGGTTGGTACGCTGGTGCTGCTTCCTTCGTCAAGATGATACAAATACAACTCGCTGCTGATGCCTAAATCCAGATCATTCATTTCAAGGAATCCACCGGAAAACCAGGTGTTGGTATTTTCCCTGTCGAAAACTTGGTCATTGTCGAGCAGACCGGAGGAAGAAGTCGGGAGTCGATTGACCGGTGTGCTGGCAAAGCCGTTAAACTGCCAGTTACCGTAATCAATCACCCGTACCTTGACCCCGTTAAAGCTATTGATGGTGTTGCGGAAGGTATTCCTTGCCACCAGCCGCCGGCTACCGAAATTTAGGGTTTGCCTGCCGGCAATCACCTCAACGCCCAAGCCGCTGTATAATATATTTTGGTCAGACCAGGCAGCATAACCTTGTAAAAAATCCAAAGTATTGCTCATGGTGTTATTCATACCGGTACTACTGTCGGAATTTAATGCGCGGGCATCCATGAACTCGGTGCCAAGCCGGAATGAACTCAGACGGGCTTCCAGCCATAGCGTGGTTTGTAGTGGAATTTGCTGATCGCCGCCTTTACTGTTGGCTTTGAAAGATCCGGACATGGTTTCGTAGCGGGTGCGCTGTTCGAGTGTTGCAGACAGCCAATTCGGTAACTTCAAGGTATCGTGCAGATTCCAGACTGGTTTTTCATATTTATCTGATCCCAACAAAGCATCTTCCATTTGACTGGAGAAGGCACCAAAGGGTACCCGAGTGTAAGTTTTATTTTCCGCTGCTTCAATGGTATCGTTGCCGCTTATAGAGAAGCCGCCGACGATAATTAGTTTAAGTGCATGGCTGACAGTAGCCCCTGCCTGATTTTTTCTTGCTTGCATCACAATCACCGATAGTGTCATTAGTAAGGCGCATC
Above is a window of Methylobacter sp. S3L5C DNA encoding:
- the modB gene encoding molybdate ABC transporter permease subunit — protein: MLTSADLDTLFLTVKVASLATFLMLLLGTPLAWWLARTRSAWKGLINAVVSLPLVLPPTVLGFYLLVLMGPAGAIGELTSWLGLGTLPFTFAGLVVASVLYSMPFVVQPLQAAFTSIGEQPLEAAATLRASPFDTFFSVVVPLAKPGFLTATILGFTHTVGEFGVVLMIGGNIPDKTRVVSVQIYNHVEALEYSEAHWLAGCLLAFSFTVLLALYSLLKTQPVTHPLK
- the modA gene encoding molybdate ABC transporter substrate-binding protein — translated: MLLNACSRAIILSMLLLFSQTTWAATVLVAVAANFSKPMTEIAAEFEKATGHSAHLSFGSSGKFVSQLENGGPFEILLSADEKGPQKLEQDGFTVPNSRFVYAQGRLILWSAKPGYIDDQGKILTTGNFKHLALADPKLAPYGAAAVEVLKNQGLFEKLQPLFVQGENIAQTYQFISTANAELGFIALSQVIENGKITNGSGWIIPDNGHTPIRQGAVLMKKGAENPAAPALLNYLKSAPALAIIKKYGYDLPQ
- a CDS encoding alginate export family protein, translating into MQARKNQAGATVSHALKLIIVGGFSISGNDTIEAAENKTYTRVPFGAFSSQMEDALLGSDKYEKPVWNLHDTLKLPNWLSATLEQRTRYETMSGSFKANSKGGDQQIPLQTTLWLEARLSSFRLGTEFMDARALNSDSSTGMNNTMSNTLDFLQGYAAWSDQNILYSGLGVEVIAGRQTLNFGSRRLVARNTFRNTINSFNGVKVRVIDYGNWQFNGFASTPVNRLPTSSSGLLDNDQVFDRENTNTWFSGGFLEMNDLDLGISSELYLYHLDEGSSTSVPTRHRRYFTSGTRFFSKPAKAAIDFQLETIGQFGTVQETTAPNSKNLNHNAWYQHADIGYTIDMPWSPRLGLEYDYASGDKNPKDNQDQRFDTLYGARRFDFGPTGIYGAFSRANINSPGYRINLAPRSDVSLQLDHRIFWLAESSDCWGGATCTGTSFILQDKTGRSGNNVGSQIDLIARWDFNSSLNFETGYTHLFKGSFAENAPQAPAPVDVNYVYIESMLRF